A DNA window from Luteolibacter luteus contains the following coding sequences:
- a CDS encoding response regulator encodes MRLLIVEDEPRLLRTLSKALREEGYAVDTAEEGEEGASKALSCDYDAVVLDVMLPGMDGWEILRRLRNEKATPVLMLTARDATTDRVKGLDGGADDYLVKPFELDELFARIRAIIRRHAGRSHPKLVVGDVEIDTRGRRVEMAGKPVTLTAREYAIVEYLALHRGQVISRSQLYEHLFDENEDTLSNLLDVHVHGIRRKLRADLIVTRRGEGYLIE; translated from the coding sequence ATGAGACTTCTGATCGTTGAGGATGAACCCCGGCTCCTGCGCACGCTTTCAAAGGCGTTGCGGGAGGAAGGCTATGCGGTCGATACCGCGGAGGAGGGGGAAGAAGGCGCCTCCAAGGCCCTCAGCTGCGATTATGATGCCGTAGTACTCGACGTGATGCTTCCCGGGATGGACGGATGGGAAATCCTCCGCCGCCTCCGGAATGAAAAGGCGACCCCCGTCCTCATGCTCACCGCACGAGATGCCACCACCGACCGGGTCAAGGGGCTCGATGGCGGCGCTGACGACTATCTGGTAAAGCCCTTCGAGCTGGACGAACTCTTCGCTCGGATCCGCGCCATCATCCGCCGCCACGCCGGACGATCCCATCCGAAGCTGGTCGTGGGCGACGTCGAGATCGACACCCGCGGACGCCGTGTCGAAATGGCGGGCAAGCCAGTCACTCTAACAGCCCGCGAGTATGCCATCGTGGAATACCTCGCACTCCACCGCGGCCAGGTGATCAGCCGCTCTCAACTCTACGAGCACCTCTTCGACGAAAACGAAGACACGCTTTCCAATCTCCTGGATGTCCATGTCCATGGCATCCGCCGCAAGCTTCGCGCCGATCTGATCGTGACGCGCAGGGGCGAAGGCTACCTCATCGAATGA